In Nicotiana tabacum cultivar K326 chromosome 2, ASM71507v2, whole genome shotgun sequence, the following proteins share a genomic window:
- the LOC142172131 gene encoding small ribosomal subunit protein bS20c-like — translation MAGVCLSSSSSCCWNLTSKFSTLSLNGPHPNAAALKPLSFSANTSLSLFSKGSVSLTSVKMPFRRSIVCEAAPTKKADSAAKRARQAEKRRLYNKAKKSEVKTRMKTVLEALDTLKKKTDAQSEEVLSVEKLIAEAYSAIDKAVKAGTLHRNTGARRKSRLARRKKAVAIHHGWYVPAPVAEPDLVATA, via the exons ATGGCCGGAGTTtgcttatcttcttcttcttcttgttgttggAACTTGACTTCAAAATTCAGTACCCTTTCTCTCAATGGACCCCACCCAAACGCTGCTGCATTGAAGCCCCTCAGCTTCTCTGCCAACACTTCCCTCAGTCTCTTCTCCAAAG GGAGTGTATCGCTGACTTCGGTGAAAATGCCGTTTCGTCGTTCAATCGTTTGCGAAGCGGCTCCAACGAAGAAAGCGGATTCAGCAGCGAAAAGGGCAAGACAAGCTGAAAAGAGGCGGCTTTACAACAAGGCTAAAAAATCTGAGGTCAAGACTCGGATGAAGACG GTTTTGGAAGCATTGGACACATTGAAGAAGAAAACCGATGCACAGTCAGAGGAAGTTCTTTCTGTTGAAAAGTTGATTGCGGAGGCATATTCAGCAATCGATAAAGCAGTCAAAGCTGGGACACTTCACAGGAACACTGGAGCAAGAAGAAAATCTCGGCTTGCTAGAAGAAAGAAAGCAGTTGCGATACATCATGGCTGGTATGTGCCTGCTCCAGTCGCTGAACCTGATCTTGTAGCCACAGCTTGA